Part of the Lysobacter enzymogenes genome is shown below.
AGCAACTGCGCCAGCTGCGCGTCGACATAGCGCTCGGCCACCCGGTTGTCGTGGTAGTCGGCGATGGCCTGCGCGGTGAGTTGCGGACGCCAGGTGTCGGCGAAGGTTTCCGCCAGCAAAGCCAGCACCGCGGCGCGGTCGTCGGGCTGGGCGGGGCGGATTACGGGGGCGTCGGACATGGCGGAGGAGACGAGGCGAAGGACTGCGCGCATTGTCGGCGTCGCGACCGACGCCGGCAACGCAAGCGCGTGCGCTTGCGTCCGCGCTTGCGCGGGAAACCACTCGGCGCGCCGCAGCCGGCCGGCCAGACAGCGCCGCAGCGCGGGATGGGCCCGGGCCAGATCGGTGTAGTAATCGATCCGGCCCTGGCGATAGCGCTGGTACAACGCCGGCTGGCCGGCCTCGCGCAGCGCCTTGAGCGTGTCCGGGCCGAACACGCCGTCGGCCGCCAGCGGCGGGCCGAGCAGGCGCTGCAGCAGCGCGATCGCGTGGAAGCCGGCGTCGACGTAGAAGTCGAACACGATCTCGGCCAGCGCCTGCAGCGCGATCGCATCGCCGTCGATGCGGTCCCAGTACAGCGCCTTGTACAGCGCGGCGGCCTGCGGTTCGCTCAGCGCGCGCAGGTTGCGCAAGGTCGGCGCCACGCCGAGCACGGCGCGGGCGTGGGCCTGGAACACGGGCAGGGCGATGCCGCGGTTGCTCGCGCCGCCGGGGTCGGCGGGGTCGTCGACGTAGCCGCCTTCGAAGGCCAGCAACTGCGGGAAATAGGCGGCGAAGTCGGCCATGACGCGGGCGCGGGCGCGGACCGGGCGCCGCGCCGGTACCAACGCCGGGACGCGGGCGCTTGTGACGGCGCGGGCGCGCCCGCCGCCGCCGCCCCGGCCCGCAGCGACTTTGCCCGCCGCCGCCGCAATCCCGCACCGCGGCCGCCGTCGGCTCGCGCCCGGGCGGATCTTGCTATCGTGTCGCTCCGACCCCCGAGCGTTTCCCGTTTTGGCCCGCCGCACCGCTCCCCAGGCCGAATCCGGCCGCGATCTGCTCAGCGCCTCCGCCGCCGACGCTTCCGCCGCGGCCGAGTCCGTCGCCGCGCTGCGCCCGCTGGCCGAGCGCATGCGTCCGCGCACCCTCGACGAGATGGTCGGCCAGCGCCGCCTGCTCTCGCCGGGTTCGGCGCTGCGCCGCGCGGTCGAGTCCGGGCGCGTGCATTCGATGATCCTGTGGGGCCCGCCGGGCTGCGGCAAGACCACCCTGGCGCTGCTGCTGGCGCATTACGCCGACGCCGAATTCAAGGCCATCTCCGCGGTGCTGTCGGGCTTGCCGGAGGTGCGCCAGGTGCTGGCCGCGGCCGCGCTGCGCTTCGAGCAGGGCCGGCGCACCGTGCTGTTCGTCGACGAGGTGCACCGCTTCAACAAGACCCAGCAGGACGCGTTCCTGCCGCACATCGAGCGCGGCAGCATCATTTTCGTCGGCGCCACCACCGAAAACCCTTCGTTCGAACTCAACTCGGCCTTGCTGTCGCGCTGCCGCGTGCACGTGATGGAAGCGGTCTCGCCCGAAGACGTACGGGTGACCCTGCGCCGCGCGCTCGAGGACGAGGCGCGCGGCCTCGGCGCCCAGCACGTGCGCGCCGACGACGAACTGCTGCTGCAGATCGCCACCGCCGCCGACGGCGACGTGCGGCGCGCGCTGACCTTGCTGGAAATCGCCGCCGAACTGGCCCAGGACGAGGACGGCGAGATCACCGCCGCGACCCTGGCCCAGGTGCTGGCCGACCGCACCCGCCGCTTCGACAAGGGCGGCGAGCAGTTCTACGACCAGATCTCGGCGCTGCACAAATCCGTGCGCAGCTCCAATCCCGACTCGGCGCTGTACTGGTTCGCGCGCATGCTCGACGGCGGCTGCGACCCGCATTACCTGGCGCGGCGGCTGACCCGGATGGCGGTCGAAGACATCGGCCTGGCCGATCCGCGGGCGCTGCAGATGGCGGTCGACGCCTGGGAGACCTACGACCGCCTCGGCAGCCCCGAGGGCGACCTGGCCCTGGCCCAGGTGGTGATCTATCTGGCCAGCACCGCCAAGTCCAACGCCGCCTACGCCGCGTTCAACCAGGCCAAGCGCGACGTGGTCGAGTACGGCACCCAGGACGTTCCGCTGCACCTGCGCAACGCGCCGACCAAGTTGATGAAGCAGCTCGGCTATTCCAAGGGCTATCAGTACGACCACGATGCCGACGGCGGCGTGGCCCTGGATCAGACCGGCTTCCCCGACGCGATGGGCGAGCGGGTGTACTACCAGCCGGTCGCGCGCGGGCTGGAGATCAAGCTTGGCGAGAAGCTGCAGCGGCTGCGGGCGCAGCGCGCGCAGGCGCGCGGCGAGGGCGAAGGCGAAGCGGCGGAGGACGAAGAATGAGCGCTGGCCACGATCGCGGAGCCGCGGCATGACCCGCGCCGCGCTGCTGCAACTGCTCGCCGTCGCCCTCGGCGGCGCGCTCGGCACCTTGCTGCGCCACAGCGCCAACCTGCTGCTGCCGCGGCTGCCGGCGCCGTGGCCGACCCTGTCGACCTTGACCGTCAACCTCGCCGGCTGTTTCTGCGCCGGCCTGCTGCTGGTGTGGCTGGGCCAGCGCCAGGACGCCGACTTCTGGCGCGCGGTGCTGCTGACCGGCGTGCTCGGCGGCCTGACCACGTTCTCGGCGTTCGGCGTCGACCTGCTGGCGATGCTGCGCGCGGCGCGCTACGAATGGCTGGCGCTGACCGTGCTGCTGCACGTCGGGCTCGGGCTGGCGGCGATCGCGCTGGGCTGGAAGCTGGGGCAGGGGCTGTGGCCCGCCCGCGCCTGAGCGACGGTCGCTTCCTGTAGGAGCGGCGCGAGCCGCGACCGCGACAACGCGACCACTGCGCAGGTTTCGGCGTAGGTGCGTTGTCGCGGTCGCGGCTCGCGCCGCTCCTACAGGGGGTTATCGGTACGGCGGCTCGTCCGAACCGGCCGCCGCCGGCAGCCGCGTCATCCGCAACACCTCGTCGCTCGGCGCCGCGGACTTGTTCGCCAGCACCTGCTGCAGCGATTCGACCTCAGCCCAGACCATATGCTGCAAGGCCTGCAGCAGGGTCTGGCCGGCGTCGGACAGGCTCAGCCGGCCGTCCGCGCTGAGCGCCAGCCCGTCCTCGATCAAGGCATGCTTCATATGACTGGTTTCCGGCTGCACCCCGCGCTGCAGGCCGACCAGGACGCTCAACAGAGCGTGTTCTCGCAACGACACTTTGAACAAAACGCCACTCCCCATCGCACCCGGCACCCGGCACGTAGTGCTTTGCATGTGCCGGGAATCACGATATGGGAACGCATGTGATGACATTTTTGACTGGCGCAGGCGCAGGTGAAAGTGGCGTTCACGCCCGCGCCGGAGTACGGTAGCGCCGCGCGCCGGGCCGCCCGGCGGCCGGACGCGTTGTAACTGTCACGCCGATGGCGCATCTTCGCCGCTCACGCCGGCCGCTTTGGGCCGGCCGCCGCCACCAGGAATCGGAACTCCATGCTGATCTACGACCGCGTCGTCCCGCTCAACCGCGACACCCATCGCCGCCTGCGCATCCGTACCTCGGAGCACAACGCCCGTTTCGCCGCCAGCCTCAACTCGGTGCCGGTGGCCACGGTCGAGTTCCCCAGCGCGGCCAACGAGTACGCGATCGTGTTCGCCAAGTTGGCCAACGGCGACTTCCTGCCGGCGGTGCTGGTCGGCCTGCGCAATCAGCAGAACCTGTACGTCGACGACAGCGCGCGCTGGCGCCGCGGCTACGTGCCGGCGTTCCTGCGCCAGTACCCGTTCGTGCTGGCCGAGGACCGCGACAGCGGCACGGTCACGGTCTGCGTGGACATGGCCTACGACGGCCTGTCGGAAGACGAGGGCGAGCCGCTGTTCGGCGACGACGGCGCCGACACCGAGAACCTGACCCGGGCGATGGGTTTCCTGCAAGACCTGCACAACGAGTTCAAGCGCACCGCGATGTTCGCCGCCAAGCTCAAGGAGCTGGACCTGCTGGAAGAACGGGTGATCCGCTTCGGCAACGGCGAGCAGCCGCAGGCCGAATTGAACGGCGTGTACGCGGTGTCGGAAGAAAAGCTGATGAAGCTCGACGACGCCCAGCTGCCCGAGCTGTTCCGCACCGGCGCGCTGGGCCTGATCTACACCCACCTGCTGTCGATGCGCAATCTGGAGCGCCTGTCGGAACTGGCGGTGCAGGCCGAAGGCCAGGGCGAAGCGGGCGGCGCGGTGAACTGAGCCGGCGCGGGCCGCAGCGATGGAACACCCAGGAGCGGCCTTCGGGCCGCTTCTTTTTTGGCCTGGCGATACCGGCAGGAGAGACTTCCGTCCCGACGCTTGCGTTTCCGGTCGCCGCGATCCGGGAGAAAGCGGCGGGACTGAAGTCGTTCCCGCAAGGCCGGGATTTTGCGATGGCAGCGCGGACGCTGTTTTCGATCAGCAACATCGTCGCGGCGACGCAAGTGCGATAGCGGTCGCGGCTCTTCTCAAAAATATGCGCGATAGCTCCCGGTCCATCGCCGCGCTGTCATCCTCCGCCTGCACTGCCGGCGCGAATTCGACGTGTACGTGCGTGCGCAGCCGCTACCCGCAAGCGCGGCTCGTCGCCGGCCGCGCGCACTCGATCGCGTCGCAAGCTTCTGCGCGCAACGCCGTCTGCGTTTTCGTAATGGATGGCGGCTGCTTTGCATCTCTGCGCCTTGCACCGCACCGACAACGAATCCTTCCTCGCTGAGACTGCG
Proteins encoded:
- a CDS encoding replication-associated recombination protein A, with translation MRPLAERMRPRTLDEMVGQRRLLSPGSALRRAVESGRVHSMILWGPPGCGKTTLALLLAHYADAEFKAISAVLSGLPEVRQVLAAAALRFEQGRRTVLFVDEVHRFNKTQQDAFLPHIERGSIIFVGATTENPSFELNSALLSRCRVHVMEAVSPEDVRVTLRRALEDEARGLGAQHVRADDELLLQIATAADGDVRRALTLLEIAAELAQDEDGEITAATLAQVLADRTRRFDKGGEQFYDQISALHKSVRSSNPDSALYWFARMLDGGCDPHYLARRLTRMAVEDIGLADPRALQMAVDAWETYDRLGSPEGDLALAQVVIYLASTAKSNAAYAAFNQAKRDVVEYGTQDVPLHLRNAPTKLMKQLGYSKGYQYDHDADGGVALDQTGFPDAMGERVYYQPVARGLEIKLGEKLQRLRAQRAQARGEGEGEAAEDEE
- a CDS encoding fluoride efflux transporter FluC; this translates as MTRAALLQLLAVALGGALGTLLRHSANLLLPRLPAPWPTLSTLTVNLAGCFCAGLLLVWLGQRQDADFWRAVLLTGVLGGLTTFSAFGVDLLAMLRAARYEWLALTVLLHVGLGLAAIALGWKLGQGLWPARA
- a CDS encoding SapC family protein codes for the protein MLIYDRVVPLNRDTHRRLRIRTSEHNARFAASLNSVPVATVEFPSAANEYAIVFAKLANGDFLPAVLVGLRNQQNLYVDDSARWRRGYVPAFLRQYPFVLAEDRDSGTVTVCVDMAYDGLSEDEGEPLFGDDGADTENLTRAMGFLQDLHNEFKRTAMFAAKLKELDLLEERVIRFGNGEQPQAELNGVYAVSEEKLMKLDDAQLPELFRTGALGLIYTHLLSMRNLERLSELAVQAEGQGEAGGAVN